In Torulaspora globosa chromosome 1, complete sequence, a genomic segment contains:
- the ZRG17 gene encoding Zn(2+) transporter ZRG17 (ancestral locus Anc_6.357), protein MSSVMGNGLPPPPPLSQQQRTPQSPIQGTPVMNSILEEDSPSSTDQEFLTPVVRGNNEASLLSSARPFFASPSVSRPTSALYSSKDGNNSSSSLIYNTSFSFGENSNASTGGESKRQSLKYVPSPQLAPPTTRSKSPVRSASPDARESRRKKLEAPFNFSHTPAANGSRTSFRKGHRYKHSSVSMNFFQEPEVKIPLNIAKSLPIPDWNDLVKNLVWPRAHFQLGITCLQLISCLFVFQLGHRKSWSNFITLSHFITYDIVGSLIIILVENLSQFEVWTTGTITFPFGLNRIDVVSSFASAVSLCFVGLDLVFHMIEECIVLFVESSQRNNENHQEINSQIPHSHHSEHGLELAGDDSKIWYSILFINFALSSLSLFKVFYANKNSKLKTKNPLITIAYTLYLAIHPYLFEYLHFVSDYVAATMIAIFILIHGFTIAEWTSTILLLGFSTTAIPASSLLHNPTATADSGGGSEKGKTSASSLKRRNQQPSLLKSQLKEMIEKLPEFRAKCDLRDKDLIIAKVSFNLYIVLLRMNLKGGSNEDELNLRLAIDKCIKDMLPCSETTIEIDRV, encoded by the coding sequence ATGTCGTCAGTGATGGGCAACGGACTGCcgccgccgccgccgcTGTCTCAGCAACAACGAACGCCGCAATCGCCCATCCAGGGCACTCCCGTGATGAACtcgatcttggaagaagattcgCCTAGCTCCACTGACCAGGAGTTCTTAACACCCGTTGTACGTGGCAATAACGAAGCATCTTTGTTATCATCAGCTCGTCCGTTTTTCGCTTCTCCGTCAGTAAGTCGGCCAACTTCGGCGCTGTATTCAAGCAAGGACGGAAACAATTCGAGTTCCAGTCTAATCTATAATACGTCGTTCTCCTTCGGTGAAAATAGTAATGCGTCCACAGGTGGGGAATCCAAAAGACAATCGTTGAAGTACGTTCCAAGCCCGCAGCTGGCTCCTCCGACCACGAGATCCAAGTCGCCGGTGAGATCGGCGTCGCCCGACGCCAGAGAAAGTCGCCGGAAGAAACTGGAGGCTcctttcaatttcagccACACACCGGCAGCGAATGGTTCGCGTACTTCTTTTCGTAAGGGCCATCGTTATAAGCATTCGTCGGTCTCTATGAACTTTTTCCAGGAACCCGAGGTCAAGATCCCTCTCAACATCGCTAAGTCGCTGCCCATCCCGGATTGGAATgatttggtgaaaaatttggtaTGGCCAAGAGCGCACTTTCAGTTAGGTATAACTTGCCTGCAGCTTATTTCTTGTCTATTTGTCTTCCAACTGGGTCACAGGAAATCTTGGAGCAACTTCATCACATTGTCCCATTTCATTACTTACGATATTGTTGGTTCCCTCATCATTATTCTCGTTGAAAATCTTTCGCAGTTCGAAGTTTGGACTACGGGTACCATCACATTCCCTTTCGGACTGAATAGAATCGACGTCGTGTCAAGTTTCGCGTCTGCAGTGTCGCTTTGTTTTGTCGGACTTGATCTGGTGTTTCACATGATTGAAGAGTGTATCGTTTTATTCGTGGAGTCCAGTCAGCGGAATAACGAGAATCATCAAGAAATTAACTCTCAAATTCCTCATTCTCATCACTCGGAGCATGGTCTTGAGTTGGCCGGCGATGACTCTAAAATTTGGTACTCGATCTTGTTCATTAACTTTGCGCTGTCATCTTTGTCTCTGTTCAAAGTTTTCTATGCTAACAAGAATTCCAAGCTGAAGACCAAAAATCCGTTGATAACCATTGCATACACATTGTACTTGGCGATTCATCCGTACCTTTTTGAGTATCTACACTTCGTTTCTGATTATGTCGCTGCAACAATGATTGCCATTTTCATTTTAATCCATGGCTTTACTATTGCAGAATGGACGTCGACTATCTTACTCCTTGGTTTCTCTACCACAGCGATACCGGCTTCATCACTACTGCACAATCCGACCGCTACAGCTGATAGTGGTGGTGGTTCCGAGAAAGGCAAGACTTCTGCTagttctttgaaaagaaggaacCAACAACCCTCCCTTCTGAAGTCACAGCTCAAAGAGAtgattgaaaagctgcCTGAGTTTAGAGCAAAGTGCGACCTGAGGGATAAAGACCTCATCATTGCAAAGGTCAGCTTCAACCTGTATATCGTCCTTCTCAGAATGAACTTGAAAGGTGGATCTAATGAGGATGAGTTAAACTTACGTTTGGCTATTGATAAATGCATAAAGGACATGCTACCATGTTCAGAAACAACCATCGAAATAGATAGAGTATGA